The Thermodesulfobacteriota bacterium genome includes the window GCTCCTCGGGCCGGGCGCGCAGCTCAGTAACCTTGCAGACGTCGCCGATATGGCTTAACGGGAAAGATTGGGTATAATGAGTGAGCTTTTTATATAAGTGAGGGTTCTCATTCATCTTTTCCCCTGTATAATCAGCGGTTCATTCGGGTATACCGGGAGGTATACATGGAGGTATATATATTGTGAGGCATACGATAACGCTTCTTGTCGATAACGAATCCGGCGTTCTCTCGCGCATAGCCGGCCTCTTCAGCGCCAGGGGGTTCAACATAGAAAGCCTGAACGTCGCGGAGACGCTCGAGCCGGATACTTCGCGCATTACGCTCGTCACCTCGGGCGACGATTTCATAATCCAGCAGATAATCAAGCGCTTTAACAACATGGTGAACGTGATAAAGGTGAGCGACCTCACGGACGAAGTGAGGGTCGAGAGGGAGATGGTGCTCGTCCGCGTGGACGCGAGGCCCGACACCCGGGCCGAGATACTCCGGACGGCCGACATATTCAGGGCCAAGGTCATAGACGTGGGGGCGAAGTCCTACACCCTCGAGCTCACGGGGGACAAGGACAAGGTGACCGCGTTCATAGAGCTCCTTCAGCCGCTAGGCGTAAAGGAAATAGCGCGCACCGGGACCGTGGCGATGAAACGCGAAAGCAAAGCCGTAAGGAAAGGAGAAGAAAGATGAAGGTTTATTACGACAGCGATATAAACCAGAATAAGATAAAGAAAAGAAAAGTCGCGATAGTCGGCTATGGCAGCCAGGGCCACGCCCACGCGCTCAACCTCCGGGACAGCGGCGTCGAAGTCGCAATCGGGCTCAGGGAAGGCAGCGGGAGCTGGGAGAAGGCCAAGCAGGCCGGGTTCAAGGTGATGTCCGTGGACGACGCGGCCAAGTGGGCGGACATCGTAATGATCCTCGCCCCGGATACGAGCCAGGCAGACATATACAGGAACGAGATTTCGGACAACCTCGACGCCGGTAACGCCATCGCTTTCAGCCACGGGCTCAACATCCATTACGGACAAATCGTCCCCCCGCCCAACGTGGACATATTCATGGTCGCGCCGAAGGCCCCGGGCCACACCGTCCGCGGCCAGTACGAAGAGGGCGCCGGCGTGCCGATGCTCGTGGCCGTCCACCAGGACGCGACGGGCGAGGCGAAGGAGATAGCGCTCGCCTACGCGGGAGCGATAGGCGGCGGAAGGGCCGGCATAATCGAGACGACCTTCAAGGACGAGACCGAGACCGACCTCTTCGGCGAGCAGGCCGTTCTCTGCGGCGGGCTTACGTCGCTCATCATGGCCGGGTTCGAGACCCTCGTCGAGGCTGGATATCCGCCGGAGATGGCGTACTTCGAGTGCTGTCACGAGGTTAAGCTCATCGTCGATCTCATCTACGAGGGCGGCATATCCAACATGAGGTATTCCATCAGCGACACGGCGAAATACGGCGACATCACGCGTGGGCCGAGGGTGGTAGACGCGGAATCCAAGAAAGAGATGAAGAAGATCCTGACCGAGATCCAGAACGGCGAGTTCGCCCGCGAGTGGATACTCGAGAACAGGGC containing:
- the ilvN gene encoding acetolactate synthase small subunit encodes the protein MRHTITLLVDNESGVLSRIAGLFSARGFNIESLNVAETLEPDTSRITLVTSGDDFIIQQIIKRFNNMVNVIKVSDLTDEVRVEREMVLVRVDARPDTRAEILRTADIFRAKVIDVGAKSYTLELTGDKDKVTAFIELLQPLGVKEIARTGTVAMKRESKAVRKGEER
- the ilvC gene encoding ketol-acid reductoisomerase codes for the protein MKVYYDSDINQNKIKKRKVAIVGYGSQGHAHALNLRDSGVEVAIGLREGSGSWEKAKQAGFKVMSVDDAAKWADIVMILAPDTSQADIYRNEISDNLDAGNAIAFSHGLNIHYGQIVPPPNVDIFMVAPKAPGHTVRGQYEEGAGVPMLVAVHQDATGEAKEIALAYAGAIGGGRAGIIETTFKDETETDLFGEQAVLCGGLTSLIMAGFETLVEAGYPPEMAYFECCHEVKLIVDLIYEGGISNMRYSISDTAKYGDITRGPRVVDAESKKEMKKILTEIQNGEFAREWILENRAGRPVYNALMKKGETHPIEDIGGQLRGMMSSLFKKKLVDKSKN